In one Chelmon rostratus isolate fCheRos1 chromosome 7, fCheRos1.pri, whole genome shotgun sequence genomic region, the following are encoded:
- the slc19a3a gene encoding thiamine transporter 1: protein METVRRWRADWKYPTILLCLYGFFSTVKPLEPFLTPYLTGPDKNVTIEQVNNEVFPVWTYCYLAVLVPVFLLTDWLRYKPVVVFQGISLFITTALLRWTKTVPGMQATQCFYAMVTASEVAYFSYIYSMLDLKRYRKATSYSRSVQLLGYTVGSVLGQLLVSFKLMSYNNITVLTLVLTGIALLISFFLPMPQHSMFFHKRKHTEQNLTTEGTEKHVDGAEDAAEQASESPKVQDLEEVAGAETCSKVLLQLWRDFLQCYSSRQLLYWSVWWAMATCGYNQTVNYVQMLWEHVQPSQNFTIYNGGVEAVSNLLGAATAYGIGFTEVRWEQWGELALGGFSGLGGAALFLMTFINNIWVCYTGYVIFKCLYMLLITIAMFQIATDLTMERYALVFGANNFGALVLQTIITAIVVDSRGLGLSIIPQFIIYASYFSLIAVVFSLRGLYTIWRAPKRHSKDSTPPLKNEPPDSDEHRF from the exons atggagacagtgaggaggtggagggcaGACTGGAAGTATCCCACTATTTTGCTGTGCCTGTACGGGTTTTTCAGCACAGTGAAACCCCTGGAGCCTTTCCTCACCCCATACCTGACAGGACCGGACAAGAATGTGACAATAGAACAG GTAAACAATGAAGTTTTCCCGGTGTGGACGTACTGCTACCTGGCTGTGCTGGTGCCGGTGTTCCTGCTGACAGACTGGCTGCGCTACAAGCCTGTGGTGGTGTTCCAGGGCATCAGCCTCTTCATCACCACAGCACTGCTACGCTGGACAAAAACTGTGCCAGGCATGCAGGCCACGCAGTGCTTCTATGCGATGGTGACAGCCAGCGAGGTGGCCTATTTCTCCTACATCTACAG TATGTTAGATCTGAAGAGGTACCGGAAGGCCACCTCTTACAGCCGCAGTGTCCAGCTCCTGGGGTACACAGTGGGCTCTGTGCTGGGCCAGCTGCTCGTCAGCTTCAAACTCATGTCCTACAACAACATCACGGTTTTAACTCTAGTTCTCACCGGCATCgctctcctcatttccttcttCCTGCCAATGCCACAGCACAGCATGTTCTTTCACAAGCGCAAGCATACAGAACAGAATTTAACAACAGAGGGGACGGAGAAGCATGTAGATGGGGCTGAGGATGCAGCAGAGCAAGCGAGTGAAAGTCCTAAAGTTCAGGACCTTGAGGAGGTGGCTGGCGCAGAGACCTGCAGCAAagtcctcctccagctgtggagGGACTTCCTCCAGTGCTATTCCTCCAGACAGCTGCTCTACTGGTCAGTGTGGTGGGCGATGGCCACCTGCGGCTATAACCAGACTGTCAACTATGTGCAG ATGCTGTGGGAGCATGTGCAGCCGTCTCAGAACTTTACCATCTACAACGGAGGCGTGGAGGCAGTGTCCAACCTGTTGG GTGCAGCAACAGCCTACGGTATAGGCTTCACCGAGGTGAGGTGGGAACAGTGGGGAGAGCTGGCCCTGGGGGGTTTCTCTGGGCTCGGGGGAGCGGCGCTCTTCCTCATGACCTTCATCAACAACATCTGGGTCTGCTATACCGGTTACGTCATCTTCAAGTGCCTGTACATGCTGCTGATAACCATAGCCAT GTTCCAGATTGCTACTGATCTGACCATGGAAAGATATGCGCTGGTCTTCGGTGCAAACAACTTTGGAGCATTGGTTCTGCAGACGATCATCACTGCTATTGTGGTTGACAGCAGAGGACTGGGCCTGAGCATCATTCCTCAG TTCATCATATATGCCAGCTACTTCTCACTCATCGCTGTTGTCTTTTCACTTCGGGGGCTGTATACTATTTGGAGAGCACCGAAAAGACACAGTAAAGACTCCACCCCTCCACTGAAAAATGAACCTCCAGACTCTGACGAACACAGATTCTGA